AGCGGCGGGTGCGCGTCCCCTGAGAGTAGAAGGTCCGCGAGGTCACTGTGACGCCGTCGAGAACCGTATTGGCCGTGGCCGCGGAACGGGAGCCGCTTCCAGCCGCGGTTGCGCCGGACGGAAGGTCGAAATCCGTAGCTGGAGGAGGTGTGTCTCCGGCAGGGCGCGTTGGTCGTCCTCGTTCATCTATGTAGCATTACGTGTCTGTACCCTCGAGGCCGCTGCTGTCCCGGGCTGAACGCATGACGAGAAAACCCTTCTCCGCCTCCCGATGACAAAGATTCGCAATGCATACCTTCCCAAACCAAAAGCACCGCACATCCGGAGAAGTACTGAAGGCGAAGACCTCTCCCGACATGTACTCCGAAAGGGCAAAATGTAGCCCTGGTCCAATCAATACCAGGAGCGGAGCTGTTGTCACCTCCAGCGGCCCCGGAAGGAAAAAATCCCGTTTTTCTTGAAAATGATGCAATGTGCGTTGCAGTGAAGGCGTTTGCCTGAAAACCTGGGACTGCCCCGAAAGTCAGCCACGAGGCCCCGCATGATTTCCGCTGCTCGTCACATCTCCCTGGTTGCTCCTGCTTCCTCGACGGATCACTCGCCCCAGAAGGACTCGGGGCTCGTGCTGGACTGCCGCCCCTTCCGGGCCCAGCTCCAGAAGCTCCTCGCCGAGCGCCGGATGCCGTCTCTCATCACGGAGACCGAGCGCTTCCTGTTCGAGGCCGAGCTGCTCTTCCATTCGTTTCCGGAGCCCCTCCGGCGAGCCGTCTGTGAGTTCAAGAGCGGACTGAGCCGCTACCCCTTCATCGTTCTCTCCGGGCTGCCCACGGATCCCGCGCTGCCGCCCACGCCCCTGAACTCGCGGCGGCCCAGCATGGAGGGCAACCTGCTGGGGGAGGTCATCTCCGCCGCCTTCACGCGAGCGCTCGGCGAGCCCTTTGGCTATCTCCAGCAGAACGAGGGGGAGATCTTCGAGCACAACTCGCCGGTGAAGGTTCACGAGCGCGCCCAGTCCGGCGAGAGCTCGCTGGAGGAGCTGTTCTATCACACGGACGCTTCCTTCCATCCGCTGCCCCCGGACTTCGTGGTGCTCTGCTGCCTGCGTCCGGATCCGGAGCGCGCGGCCGTCACCTCGTTCTCCGCCCTGGATGACATCCTGGCCCGGCTCACGCCCCGGCAGCGCGAGGTGCTCGCC
This genomic stretch from Cystobacter fuscus DSM 2262 harbors:
- a CDS encoding TauD/TfdA family dioxygenase, whose product is MISAARHISLVAPASSTDHSPQKDSGLVLDCRPFRAQLQKLLAERRMPSLITETERFLFEAELLFHSFPEPLRRAVCEFKSGLSRYPFIVLSGLPTDPALPPTPLNSRRPSMEGNLLGEVISAAFTRALGEPFGYLQQNEGEIFEHNSPVKVHERAQSGESSLEELFYHTDASFHPLPPDFVVLCCLRPDPERAAVTSFSALDDILARLTPRQREVLAQPRFMAEGVEYDYDEVDVRGNRNPLVPLLRGTQERPFIFYDQDVHRPLDPEAAEALKALDEVMEACALRVRLDAGDVALFDNRRSIHKRSPFQSHYDGTDRWCLLTYVSASRLEACTERRAPGRRRIIDMPANVP